A window of Desulfuromonas soudanensis genomic DNA:
TGGTCGCACTGGTAGAGAGCTTTTCCCCCCCCTTGCGCGCTCTCGATCTCCCGGTTCTGGTCAGTGAATTTGCAAAAAGCCTGACCAGGGAAACGGATTTCTATCACGAAGCGCGCTCCATCATACTCTTTCGCACCGCCCTCGCGGATGTCCCCGACCTGTGGATTCCGGATGTCGTGGCCGAGTGTTCAAGCGAAAGCGTCCTCACCATGGAGTTTTCGGCCGGCGAGCGGGTGGACCTTTACGCCAAGAATCACCCGGAGGCGATGCCGAAAGCGATCAAGACCCTGGTCAGGCTGACGCTGCAAACGATCTTCGAAGAAGGGTTGTTTCACGCCGACCCGCACCCCGGCAATGTTCTTGTACTGCCTGACGGGCGGCTCTCTCTCCTCGATTTCGGGATGACGGGGGAGCTTGACGAGTCGATGCGCGAATCGTTGACGCACCTTCTCGAAGCGGTGGTCAAGGGGGACGCACGGGGCGCCACCGAGGCTTATCTCGAAATGGCGCCGAAGGGGAGCGAAAAGGTGAACCGGGCGGCGTTGTTGCTGGATATCAAGGCTGTGCTCTACGACATTCACAGAAGCGATCTGGCGCAGGTTTCCATCGGGGATTCCTTCGATTCGCTGTTGCGTGCCGGAAGCCGGCACGGGGTTCACAACCCGGGAGAGTTTTTCCTTCTGACGCGGACCTTCGTCATCCTCGAAGCGATGATCCGTCAATTGGACCCGGAACATGACTATCTGGAAGCGTTTCGTGAAGAGATCTCACGCCTGACCAAACTCCATTTTTCCCTGGATCGGGTCAAGGAAAAGACCACCAAACTCGGGCGTGAAATGGAACGCCTGATCAGTGATGCCCCCAGCGATTTGCGTCAGATTCTTCGACGTTTCGCCGAAGGCAACCTCGGTCGACTGCAGGCTCCGGCCGTGGAGGCGCTGGGGGGCCGGGTCAGCCGCAACCTCGAGCGGTTGACAACGGCGATCGCTGCTGCCGGCCTGGTGATCGGCGGCGCCATGATGGTGGAGGGTCCCCTGGGCGGCTGGTATCATAATCTTGGAGAGATAATGGTCGCCAGCGGGATTATTGCCATGATCTTCGTCGGTTTCGGAATCTTGCGTACCGATCGTGGCCGCGGCACCGGCCGTCGCTGACCCTTTCCGGTTGAACGGCGGATAAAGGGTTGATGGCAGCCAAAACACCCGTGGCAGAAGAAGTTTGACAGCTAAAAGTCCAGGTGAATCCTCATGAAACCCACTGATAAAACAAAAAAGTCCTCGACCGAAACGGCTCAGGAAGCGATGGCGAAGGCGCTGGAAAACTCCGAGATTCGTTACCGCCGCCTCTTCGAATCGGCCCAGGATGGCATTTTTATTTTAAATACCGCAACGGGACGGATCAACGAGGTCAACCCATCCCTGCTCGACATCTTGGGCTATTCGCGTGAAGAACTGGTGGAAAAGAAACTCGGGGAGGTCGATGCCTTCGAAGATTTCGAGGCCCGGAGGGAATCCTTCCCGGACTTGGAGAAGAAGGCGTTCGTCCACTACAAAAACCTGAAGCTCAAGACGAAAAGCGGGCGTCCGATTCAGGTGGATTTTGTCTGTAACGCCTATCAGATTAGCGATGAAAAGATCCTCCAGTGCAATGTCCGTGACATCCGGGACCGGAAGGCAAAGGAGTCCGCCCTCCTGGCCAGAGAGAATGCCCGGTTGTCGATGATGGAAAATCAGGAGACGCACGGGTTGTTGATCGAAAAACTCCCTGTCGGCATCATTGTCCATGCTGCCGACACCCGGATTGTATCGTGCAACCCGGAAGCCTCGCAACTGCTGGGGATCCCTGCCGACCAGGTTCTCGGTAAAATGGCCGACGATCCGGATTGGAACTTTGTCCGGGAAGACGGGACACCGATGCCCGTCGGTGAGTATCCCTGTAATCGGGTGGCCGCAACCGGACAGGTGCTGAAAAATTTCATTATGGGAATTGGCAGCGGCAAGGGATGCAAGTGCCTTCTGGTGAATGCCTATCCCGAGTTCGATAACAGCGGATCGCTGCGGCAAATTGTTGTTATGTTGACGGATATCGGCGACATCAAGGGCGCGGAAGAAAAAATCAGGCTGCACGTTGAACATCTGACCGCACTGGTTGAAATCGACCGCGCCATCAATTTCAGCTTCGATCTCAACCTCAGCCTGACAACGCTCCTCACCCATGTCCTCGTACAACTGGGAGTGGACGCGGCTGACGTTCTGTTGTTCAACCCCCAATCCCGGACGCTGGATTTTGTGGCCGGGCGCGGTTTTCACACCAAAACCATCGAACAGGCACGCCAGCCTCTCGGTGAGGGCTATGCCGGTCGCGCCGCACAGGATCGAAGCGTCGTTCATATCCCCGATCTGGCAAAGGAGCATGACAAGTTTTTGCGCAAAGGTTTTTTGGCGGCTGAGAATTTCGTCAGCTACCACGGCGTCCCCCTGATAGCGAAAGGGAAGGTTCTTGGAGTTCTCGAAATTTTTGACAGGTCCCGGCTGGTGCGGGATGATGAATGGCTCTATTTTCTCAAGGCCATGGCCGCCCAGGCGGCCATTGCCATCGACAACGTCACCCTCTTTGATAACCTGCAACGCTCCAATACCGAACTATTCAATGCCTATGACGCCACCATCGAGGGTTGGTCGCGGGCGCTGGAGTTGCGCGACAACGAAACAGAAGGGCACTCGCAGCGGGTCGCCCTTTTAACCGTCCGGATGGCGCGCCTGTTTGGCTTGAACGATGCGGAACTTGTGCAGGTCCGCTGGGGTGCGTTGCTGCATGACATAGGCAAGATGGGTGTCCCTGACAAAATCCTGCAAAAAAAAGAGTCGCTGACCGAGGCGGAATGGGCAGTGATGAAACAACACACCGTTTTTGCCTACAAAATGCTCTCTCCCATCCGTTACCTGAGGGCGGCACTTGATATCCCCTACGCTCATCATGAAAAATGGGACGGTTCCGGCTATCCGCTCGGCTTGAAAGGGGAACAGATCCCTCTGCTGGCCCGCATCTTTTCTGTGGTCGACGTTTGGGATGCGTTGAGATCCGACCGTCGCTATCGCTCATCCTGGTCCGTGGAAAAGGTGCGTAGACATCTTTTGTCGCTGGCAGGGACGCACTTTGATCCGCATGTTGTCAAAGTAGGCCTTGATTCGGATCTTTTCGTGGATTGAGACAAGGAAGAAAGAATTTCTTCTCAGGGCACCGGCCGTAAGCCGGTTTTTCCCCGCATGGGTCCCGGTTCTGGTTGCCGTCCACAGGGCGGAACTGCTAATGTGTCGGGCGCGGCCAGGGTCCCCCGTCGGGGAACCGCAGGAATCCGGAAGGGATAGTGCCCATGAGCAACCTTGTTCAGGATCTGATTGAACATCTCAATCTCGAACGCCTCGAAGAAAATCTGTTTCGCGGCGACAGCCGGGATATCGGCGGCAAGAGCGTCTTCGGCGGCCAGGTTCTCGGCCAGGCGCTCCTGGCCGCGCAGCAGACCGTCGAAGGGCGGGAGGCCCATTCGCTCCACGCCTATTTCCTTCGCCCTGGCAATCCCCGGGAATCGATCACCTACGACGTCGACCGCATCCGTGACGGCCGCAGTTTCGCCACCCGGCGGGTGGTCGCCGCCCAATCCGGGCGGGCGATCTTCAACATGTCGGTCTCTTTCCAGATCGCCGAGGAGGGGTTCGAGCACCAGTCGTCCATCCCCGACGTCCCCCCTCCGGAGGAGCTCCTTTCCATCGCCGAATGGCGACGGCAAACCATGAAACACATTCCCGAATCTCTGCAGGATATCCTGACCCGCGATCGCCCCATCGAACTGCGTCCGGTGCAGCCGATCGACGTTCTCCACCCGGATCTCCGCCCCCCTCGCCAGCAGGTGTGGTTGAAGGCCGCCGGGAACCTCCCCGACGCGCCGGCCATCCATAAGGCCCTTTTGGCCTACGCTTCGGATTTCACCCTCCTCGGTACCGCCCTGCTCCCCCACGGGGTCACGCACTTCATGCCCCGGGTGCAGGCGGCAAGTCTCGATCACGCCATGTGGTTCCATCGCCCCTTTCGTATGGACGAGTGGCTCCTCTACGACATGGACAGCCCCAGCGCCTGCGGCGGTCGCGGCCTGGGCCGGGGGAGCATCTATTCCCGGGACGGCCGGCTGATCGCCTCGGTGGCCCAGGAAGGAGTGATCCGCCTGCGCCGCGAGGGGCCGCCTTCCGCCTGACTTCCCCTTTCCTCCCTTTTTCAGGTAGCAACTGCCATGATGAAACATGAAGAGATCTATCGGGCCACCCTCGCCAAGTGGGGAGAGCAGGCCCAGTACGACCAGGCGGTGGAGGAGTGCGCCGAATTGATCGCCGCCCTCAAGCACTTCAGGCGGGAGAAGATCGATGCCGCGGCGGTGATCTCCGAACTCGCCGACGTCACCCTGATGATCGGTCAGCTCACCTACATGTTCGGCCCGGATGAGGTCGAAAAAGCCGTCGCCGTCAAGCTTTCCAAGCTGCACAATCTCCTCGAAACCTGAGTCAGAAACCGTCAACTTCCTTTTCCCCCTCTTGTGAACCTCCCCGATTGCCGGTAGATTTCCAGCAGAGGAGGTCTCATGCCGGCAGGGATACCCTGGGTTTGTTTGTTGCTTCTGGCTTTCTGGTCCCCTCCCCAGGCTCCGGCAGCCGCGGTACAGGAGGAGGTGAGGATCCGCTTCTTCTGGGCCGCCAGCTGTCCGCACTGCGAGGAGGCCCGCCCTTTTCTTGAGGGGCTGGTGCGGCGCTACCCCGGAGTGACGCTGGAGAGTTTGGAGGTCTGGGACAACCGCGACAATTTCGAGTCGATGATCCGTCTCTCCAGGGAACGGGGTCATGCCCTGGCCACAACGCCGACCATCCTCATCGGCGAGCGGATCTGGTTCGGCTATGGGCCGAATATGGCTGCGGAGATCGAGGACGCCCTGCGCAAGGAGCTGGGCCTCTCCCCCCTCTCCCTGGCCGGCGGGGGAGGAGCGCTCTCCCTCCCGCTCCTCGGCGACCTCGATCCCCAGTCCCTTTCCCTCCCCCTGGTCACCGTACTCATCGGAATTCTCGACAGCTTCAACCCCTGCGCCTTCTTCGTCCTCTTCTTTCTCCTCGGCCTGATGGTTCACGCCCGCTCGCGGCGGAACATGCTTCTGGTCGGAGGAACCTTCGTCCTCTTCTCCGGAGGGATCTACTTCCTCTTCATGGCGGCCTGGCTCAACCTTTTCCTCCTCGCCGGGCAGATGGAAGCCATCACCCGGGTCGCAGCCCTGGTGGCCCTGGTGGTGGCCCTGATCAACATCAAGGATTTCTTCTGGTTCAAAAAAGGGCTCTCGCTCTCGATCAGCGACGAGGCGCGGCCGCACCTCTTTCGGCGCATGCGGGGACTGGTCTCGTCTACCCGGCTTCCGGCCGTTCTCCTCGGAACCTCGGTGCTTGCGATCAGCGCCAACACCTATGAACTCCTCTGCACCGCCGGCTTCCCCATGGTCTACACGCGGATTTTAACCTTGCGGACCCTCTCCACCCTCCAGTATTATGCCTACATCGCCCTGTACAATCTGGTCTACATCCTGCCGCTCCTTTCGATCGTCCTCCTGTTCACCTGGACCCTCGGCTCGCACAAAATAAGCGAATGGCAGGGGAGGGTCCTCAAACTGGTTTCGGGGATGATGATGCTGGCCCTCGGTCTCGTCCTCCTTTTCGATCCGGCCCTCCTCAACAGTCTTCCTGCTGCGGCCGGCATTCTCGGGGGGGCCCTGGCGGCTTCACTTCTACTGGCCGGTGCCTGGTGGCTGCGCGGAAAGAGCCAACGTTGAATCCCTTTATCCCTATTTTTTCAGCGCCTTACAGAGGAGGTGTCATGCTCGAACTTCTGCAGGGGCGGCGCAGCATCCGCCGCTTTGTCGATCGCCCCGTGGAGGCCGGGAAAATCGAGGCCCTCATCGAGGCGGCCCTCCGTTCCCCCTCGTCCCGGGGGCGCCAGCCCTGGAGTTTTATCGTCGTCTCCGACGACAGGACCCTTCGGGAACTCTCCCTGGCCAAGGCCCAGGGCTCGACCTTTCTTGCCGGAGCGCCGCTGGCCGTGGTCGTTGCGGGCGATTGCACGATCTCGGACGTCTGGATCGAGGACTGCTCCATTGCCGCCATCATTCTTCAACTGGAAGCCCAGTCTCTCGGCCTCGGGAGCTGCTGGGTGCAGATCCGGGATCGTTTCCATGCAGACGGCCGCAGCTCCGAAGAGGTGTTGCGGCAATTATTCGGGCTCCCCGACCATCTCCGGGTGCTGTCGATCATCGGCCTCGGATATCCCGCCGACCGCTTGCCTGGTCATGCCACAGAGAAACTTCCCTTCGATCGGGTGCATTTTCATGAAATCCACGACTGAGAAAAAAACTGTCAGCGACCGGCTGACCTTCTATACCCAGGAGGAGGAACTCCTCAACCGTTTCACCCATGGCCTCGGGGCCCTGTTGAGCGTCGTCGGCCTGGTCTTCCTGCTGACGCGTCCCCAGGTGCTGGCGGACGGCTGGCGCCTCTTCAGTTGTGCCATCTACGGAGGGACACTCGTTCTGTTCTACCTGATGTCGACCATCTACCATACGGTCCGCTCTCCCGGAGTGAAGTACGTCTTCCGGATTTTGGATCATGCCAGCATTTATCTGGTGATCGCCGGGACCTATACCCCCTTTGCCCTGGTGAGTCTGCGCGCCACCTGGGGGTGGACGATCTTCGTCGTCATCTGGGTGCTGGCGATTGCCGGGACGGTGCTGAAAGTTTTCATGACCCACCGCCTCCGCATCCTCGGGCCGCTCCTCTATATCGCCATGGGCTGGCTGATCGTCATCCCCATCAAGCCTTTGCTGGCGGCCGTCCCCCTGCCGGGGGTCATTTGGCTCTTCGCCGGGGGGCTCGCCTACACCCTCGGGGTCGCCTTCTACGCCTGGGAAGCCCTGCACAACAACCACGCCATCTGGCATCTCTTCGTTCTTGCCGGCAGCGCCTGCCACTATGTCGCCATCTACGGTTATGTGGCTCTGACCTGAAGGTCGACAAGGAGAACCCGATGAAAGAAGCAGAGGCACTGCTCGCCCACCTCAAGCCGCAGCTCGGCAGGGAAATCCACGTCGGTCCCTGGCTGAAAATCGCTCAGGAGCGCATCGACCTCTTTGCCGAGGTGACGGGGGACAGGCAGTGGATCCATACCGACCCCCTCCGGGCCGCCAAGGAATCCCCCTACGGCGGGACGATCGCCCACGGCTTCCTGACCCTGTCGCTGCTGCCCACTCTGACCGAGAGCAATCATCCGGACTTTTTTCAGAAAAATTATCCGGGGATGAGGATGCGGGTCAATTACGGCACCAACAGGGTTCGCTTCCCCGCCCCGGTCCTGTCCGGATCGCAGATCAGGGCGCGCACCGTCCTCCTGGCCGCCGAAGCGGTCGGCGACGCCGTGCAGATCATCTATGCCATAACCGTCGAAATCGAGGGGGGAAGTAAACCGGCCTGCGTCGCCGAATTCGTCGCCCGGGTCTATCCCTGAGAGCAGCGTCTGCTCCGTCGCCTTTTTCCCTTGATCCGATGCTTTTTTTCAGGAGCGCGCAGCCGAACCATGGCGCAGGACAATATCTTCAACAAAAAACGGCCGGTCCAACCCTTTGAATTCAACCGCCAGGTGGTGGATGTCTTTGACGACATGATCACGCGCTCGGTGCCCCTGTATCGCGAGATCATCGGCCGCCAGGCTCGCCTTGCCGCCCGTTTTTATCAGAGCGGAAGCTGCATCTACGACCTTGGCTGTTCCAACGGCAACCTGGGGATGGCACTCTGTCGCGAGATGGGGGAGCGCCCCTTCGAGATGATCGCCGTCGACACCTCGGCGCCCATGCTCGAGGATTTTGCCGCGCGCCTGCAACTTCTGGAGCAGGGATCGCAAATCCGCCTTTGGCAGGAGGATATCTGCCGCACCCCCCTGGAAAACGCCTCGGTGGTGATCGTCAACCTGACCCTGCAATTTCTCCCCGTCGACGAGCGGGACGAACTCCTGCGGCGGATTTTCCGGGCGCTGCTCCCCGGCGGGGTCCTCCTGCTCACCGAAAAGATCGTCCACGACGATCCGGTCTTCAACGCCCTGCAGCAGGAGACCTATTACGCCTTCAAGGCGGAGAACGGTTATTCGCAACTGGAAATCAGCCAGAAGCGCGACGCCCTGGAAAACGTCCTGATCCCCGAGACTCTTGAGCGCCACTGCCGGCGTCTGACGGAGGCGGGGTTTGTCGCCGTGGACACCTGGCTCAAATGGTTCAATTTCGCCGCCCTCATCGCCCGGCGGAGGGAAGAGGGATGACCCGTCTCAGCGATCATGCCTCTGAACACGACCTCGGCCCCTGGGAGACACCGCTGCGCGAGCTTGAAGAGCGCAAGGCGTCCTACATCGCCCAGGTTGACGCCAAGGGGCGCCGCTATCTCGGTCTTCTGGATCAACTCCCCGAGGCGACTCCCTCCTGCCTCGACCTTTCCGGGGATCGGGTTCAAATCGGAACGCCCGGGGATCTGCCCCCCGGGGAGGGGGCGCGACTTTTCGCCGTTCTGCGGGGTCTCTCCCCCTGGCGCAAGGGCCCCTTCGAGGTCTTCGGCACCGGGATCGACAGCGAGTGGGTCTCTTCCCTGAAGTGGAACCGCCTGCAGGGGCACATCGCCCCCCTGACGGGGCGCCGTGTCCTCGACATCGGCAGCAGCAACGGCTACTACCTTTTTCGCATGGCGGCGCAGAATCCGGCGATCGCCCTGGGGATCGAACCGTACCTGACCTTCTATTTCCAGTATCTCGTTCTCCAGCGCTATGCCCGGGTCCCGCGTATTTATTCCCTCCCCGCCCGTTTCGAGGAGATGCCGGCGCTGCATCGCTACTTCGATACCATTTTCTGCATGGGGATGCTCTATCACCGCCGCTCGCCCATCGACACCCTCAGCGAAATCCGCCAGAATCTGCGCCGCGGCGGGGAGCTGGTCCTGGAGACGCTGGTGATCGCAGGGGAGGGGGATCTCGCCCTGATCCCCCGCGACCGCTACGCCAAGATGAATAATGTCTATTTCCTGCCGACCGTCTCCGCGCTGTCGCACTGGCTGGAGAGGGCCGGCTTCGAAGGGGTTCGCTGCATCGATCTGACTCCGACCACCAGTGCCGAGCAGCGTCGTACCGACTGGGTTCAGACCGAATCCCTCGCCGATTTTCTCGATCCGGACGACCCGGGCAAAACCGTCGAAGGTTACCCGGCACCGCTCCGCGCCATCTTTCTGGCCAACGCCCGATAGAGGGGGGACGAGAAGGGAGGGGAAAAAACATCGACGATGTTTTTTCCCCTTGACGATACCTTCGTTCTTTGGTAAAAACGGGACCTCGATTTGGGGCGTCGCCAAGCGGTAAGGCACTGGTCTCTGACACCAGCATTCCAAGGTTCGAATCCTTGCGCCCCAGCCAGAAAGCCTGGCGGAAGCTCCGCTGTGAAAATATTTATATGGTCCCTTCGTCTAGCGGTCTAGGACACCGGCCTTTCACGTCGGTAACACGGGTTCGATTCCCGTAGGGATCACCATATAACAGCCTCCCCGAGGGGGGGTAAAAAGGTGGAGCAACTGCTCCACCTTTTTTTTTACAGAAAATTGAACGCCCTGTAACGGTTGACGTTTTTCCGACGGCGGTGTACAACAGGCGGGGAGATGCCAGATGATATGACCGCCCGCCGAGCTTTTATCTATTCCAGCCGTTTCGGGGACTATTCCTACGGTACGGAGCACCCTTTCAAGGTTCTTCGCTATCGCCTGGCCTATGACCTGATTCAGGAACTCGGCCTGCTTGAGGGGGACACGAATCTCTTTGTCGAATCCCCCTCCGCTTCCGAGGAGGCACTGTCGTCCTTTCACAGTCGTGATTATCTCGAGACCCTGCGAGAATTCAGCCGCGGGGACGGGAACCGGGCCAATTTCTTCTATGGGCTCGGGGACGTGGAAAATCCCGTTTTCCACGGTCTCTATGACTGGGCGAGCCTGGTCTGCGGCGGAACGATGGAGGCGGTTCGTCAGGTGGTCGACGGTGGCTGTCGGGCGGCCTTCAATATGGCGGGGGGATGGCACCATGCCCATGCCGCCCGGGCCTCGGGATTCAGCTATCTCAACGATGCTGTCGTGGCGATACAAGGGGCGGTACGGCGCGGATTGCGGGTGGCCTACGTCGATATCGACGCCCACCACGGCGACGGCGTTCAAAAAGCCTTTTACGACAGCGACCGGGTGCTGACCATCTCGTTGCACGAGACGGGGGACGATTTCTTTCCGCAAACCGGCTATCCGCAGGAGATGGGACGGGGCAAAGGGTATGGCTACGCGGTCAATGTCCCCTTTTGCGCCCATTCCGACGATCTGATATTCGAACAGGCGTTCAA
This region includes:
- a CDS encoding ABC1 kinase family protein: MAVSINPEKTSFFRAAPRLLQILRVLARHKFLGALRGKGHWPPPHEVRETFEELGLTFLKFGQVLAMRRDLLPGAYIAELELLHDQLPALGFGSIRTTIENELGAPLMTVFASFNETPIAAATIAQVHEATLHDGRRVAVKVQRPDLEEMIATDVAALTYLVALVESFSPPLRALDLPVLVSEFAKSLTRETDFYHEARSIILFRTALADVPDLWIPDVVAECSSESVLTMEFSAGERVDLYAKNHPEAMPKAIKTLVRLTLQTIFEEGLFHADPHPGNVLVLPDGRLSLLDFGMTGELDESMRESLTHLLEAVVKGDARGATEAYLEMAPKGSEKVNRAALLLDIKAVLYDIHRSDLAQVSIGDSFDSLLRAGSRHGVHNPGEFFLLTRTFVILEAMIRQLDPEHDYLEAFREEISRLTKLHFSLDRVKEKTTKLGREMERLISDAPSDLRQILRRFAEGNLGRLQAPAVEALGGRVSRNLERLTTAIAAAGLVIGGAMMVEGPLGGWYHNLGEIMVASGIIAMIFVGFGILRTDRGRGTGRR
- a CDS encoding HD domain-containing phosphohydrolase; the encoded protein is MKPTDKTKKSSTETAQEAMAKALENSEIRYRRLFESAQDGIFILNTATGRINEVNPSLLDILGYSREELVEKKLGEVDAFEDFEARRESFPDLEKKAFVHYKNLKLKTKSGRPIQVDFVCNAYQISDEKILQCNVRDIRDRKAKESALLARENARLSMMENQETHGLLIEKLPVGIIVHAADTRIVSCNPEASQLLGIPADQVLGKMADDPDWNFVREDGTPMPVGEYPCNRVAATGQVLKNFIMGIGSGKGCKCLLVNAYPEFDNSGSLRQIVVMLTDIGDIKGAEEKIRLHVEHLTALVEIDRAINFSFDLNLSLTTLLTHVLVQLGVDAADVLLFNPQSRTLDFVAGRGFHTKTIEQARQPLGEGYAGRAAQDRSVVHIPDLAKEHDKFLRKGFLAAENFVSYHGVPLIAKGKVLGVLEIFDRSRLVRDDEWLYFLKAMAAQAAIAIDNVTLFDNLQRSNTELFNAYDATIEGWSRALELRDNETEGHSQRVALLTVRMARLFGLNDAELVQVRWGALLHDIGKMGVPDKILQKKESLTEAEWAVMKQHTVFAYKMLSPIRYLRAALDIPYAHHEKWDGSGYPLGLKGEQIPLLARIFSVVDVWDALRSDRRYRSSWSVEKVRRHLLSLAGTHFDPHVVKVGLDSDLFVD
- the tesB gene encoding acyl-CoA thioesterase II codes for the protein MSNLVQDLIEHLNLERLEENLFRGDSRDIGGKSVFGGQVLGQALLAAQQTVEGREAHSLHAYFLRPGNPRESITYDVDRIRDGRSFATRRVVAAQSGRAIFNMSVSFQIAEEGFEHQSSIPDVPPPEELLSIAEWRRQTMKHIPESLQDILTRDRPIELRPVQPIDVLHPDLRPPRQQVWLKAAGNLPDAPAIHKALLAYASDFTLLGTALLPHGVTHFMPRVQAASLDHAMWFHRPFRMDEWLLYDMDSPSACGGRGLGRGSIYSRDGRLIASVAQEGVIRLRREGPPSA
- a CDS encoding antitoxin — encoded protein: MMKHEEIYRATLAKWGEQAQYDQAVEECAELIAALKHFRREKIDAAAVISELADVTLMIGQLTYMFGPDEVEKAVAVKLSKLHNLLET
- a CDS encoding glutaredoxin family protein — encoded protein: MPAGIPWVCLLLLAFWSPPQAPAAAVQEEVRIRFFWAASCPHCEEARPFLEGLVRRYPGVTLESLEVWDNRDNFESMIRLSRERGHALATTPTILIGERIWFGYGPNMAAEIEDALRKELGLSPLSLAGGGGALSLPLLGDLDPQSLSLPLVTVLIGILDSFNPCAFFVLFFLLGLMVHARSRRNMLLVGGTFVLFSGGIYFLFMAAWLNLFLLAGQMEAITRVAALVALVVALINIKDFFWFKKGLSLSISDEARPHLFRRMRGLVSSTRLPAVLLGTSVLAISANTYELLCTAGFPMVYTRILTLRTLSTLQYYAYIALYNLVYILPLLSIVLLFTWTLGSHKISEWQGRVLKLVSGMMMLALGLVLLFDPALLNSLPAAAGILGGALAASLLLAGAWWLRGKSQR
- a CDS encoding nitroreductase family protein, which encodes MLELLQGRRSIRRFVDRPVEAGKIEALIEAALRSPSSRGRQPWSFIVVSDDRTLRELSLAKAQGSTFLAGAPLAVVVAGDCTISDVWIEDCSIAAIILQLEAQSLGLGSCWVQIRDRFHADGRSSEEVLRQLFGLPDHLRVLSIIGLGYPADRLPGHATEKLPFDRVHFHEIHD
- the trhA gene encoding PAQR family membrane homeostasis protein TrhA, which codes for MKSTTEKKTVSDRLTFYTQEEELLNRFTHGLGALLSVVGLVFLLTRPQVLADGWRLFSCAIYGGTLVLFYLMSTIYHTVRSPGVKYVFRILDHASIYLVIAGTYTPFALVSLRATWGWTIFVVIWVLAIAGTVLKVFMTHRLRILGPLLYIAMGWLIVIPIKPLLAAVPLPGVIWLFAGGLAYTLGVAFYAWEALHNNHAIWHLFVLAGSACHYVAIYGYVALT
- a CDS encoding MaoC family dehydratase, with protein sequence MKEAEALLAHLKPQLGREIHVGPWLKIAQERIDLFAEVTGDRQWIHTDPLRAAKESPYGGTIAHGFLTLSLLPTLTESNHPDFFQKNYPGMRMRVNYGTNRVRFPAPVLSGSQIRARTVLLAAEAVGDAVQIIYAITVEIEGGSKPACVAEFVARVYP
- the cmoA gene encoding carboxy-S-adenosyl-L-methionine synthase CmoA, producing MAQDNIFNKKRPVQPFEFNRQVVDVFDDMITRSVPLYREIIGRQARLAARFYQSGSCIYDLGCSNGNLGMALCREMGERPFEMIAVDTSAPMLEDFAARLQLLEQGSQIRLWQEDICRTPLENASVVIVNLTLQFLPVDERDELLRRIFRALLPGGVLLLTEKIVHDDPVFNALQQETYYAFKAENGYSQLEISQKRDALENVLIPETLERHCRRLTEAGFVAVDTWLKWFNFAALIARRREEG
- the cmoB gene encoding tRNA 5-methoxyuridine(34)/uridine 5-oxyacetic acid(34) synthase CmoB, whose product is MTRLSDHASEHDLGPWETPLRELEERKASYIAQVDAKGRRYLGLLDQLPEATPSCLDLSGDRVQIGTPGDLPPGEGARLFAVLRGLSPWRKGPFEVFGTGIDSEWVSSLKWNRLQGHIAPLTGRRVLDIGSSNGYYLFRMAAQNPAIALGIEPYLTFYFQYLVLQRYARVPRIYSLPARFEEMPALHRYFDTIFCMGMLYHRRSPIDTLSEIRQNLRRGGELVLETLVIAGEGDLALIPRDRYAKMNNVYFLPTVSALSHWLERAGFEGVRCIDLTPTTSAEQRRTDWVQTESLADFLDPDDPGKTVEGYPAPLRAIFLANAR
- a CDS encoding acetoin utilization protein AcuC — translated: MTARRAFIYSSRFGDYSYGTEHPFKVLRYRLAYDLIQELGLLEGDTNLFVESPSASEEALSSFHSRDYLETLREFSRGDGNRANFFYGLGDVENPVFHGLYDWASLVCGGTMEAVRQVVDGGCRAAFNMAGGWHHAHAARASGFSYLNDAVVAIQGAVRRGLRVAYVDIDAHHGDGVQKAFYDSDRVLTISLHETGDDFFPQTGYPQEMGRGKGYGYAVNVPFCAHSDDLIFEQAFKRVVRPLLSAFHPDLLVTQMGVDGLRTDPLARLEFTTGALEFAARSFLDTGIPWVALGGGGYDEVNVARGWTLVWGVMNGMEVPEHFPPGFAATLAEIGADSLLLRDLPRLAHPDDFSRAQAFLERNLAILERRLFPLHGLSPGAS